The following coding sequences are from one Danio rerio strain Tuebingen ecotype United States chromosome 21, GRCz12tu, whole genome shotgun sequence window:
- the serpinf2a gene encoding alpha-2-antiplasmin isoform X1, with the protein MKHYLLVLILPFSFNFGLLASNETGDAKEKCNDVLGLESQRAVGAAVAKLGLTLLEKLQPGSEQPNIIISPLSVSLALAELALGARNNTEEKLLEVLHAKELPHFHETLSCLQEHLTAKAVKMASRLYLVPGYTVNPDFVDRALNLYKSESAQLTSIEDVNRWVEETTNGQITNFMSSLPPNVVLMLINAIHFKGEWQSRFNSKYTKENIFHIDRKTSVKVDMMMGSQYPLSMFVDRTDGTQVARLPFRGNMSLLVIMPRLQHENLSNVAAKLNISDMYARFPRERSMHVTLPKFKLEYKQDLRQALTSMGLGFLFTGPDLSRIAPGPLVVSGVQHASNMELSEEGAEASAATSFTLVRTISFFSVNMPFIFALVDDTSYTPLFLGIVTNPNPGAKTEQSDDPKTETESTRKSSKDPMSDGTLNDGPHQNMLSYMLNMWKETVPQQFLGHQEMEDGN; encoded by the exons ATGAAGCACTACCTTTTAGTGCTTATATTGCCATTTTCCTTTAATTTTGGACTGTTG GCATCAAATGAAACAGGTGATGCTAAAGAGAAATGCAATGATGTCTTAGGTCTGGAGTCTCAGCGAGCAGTTGGTGCTGCAGTGGCTAAACTGGGACTGACGCTTCTAGAAAAACTCCAGCCTGGCTCTGAACAACCAAATATAATCATATCACCTCTGAGTGTTTCTCTTGCACTCGCTGAGCTTGCTTTGG GTGCAAGGAACAATACAGAAGAGAAGTTGTTGGAAGTCCTTCATGCAAAAGAGCTGCCACATTTTCACGAAACCTTAAGCTGTCTTCAAGAACATCTAACAGCCAAAGCTGTCAAGATGGCATCTCGTCTGTACCTCGTACCAG GTTATACGGTGAACCCAGACTTTGTGGACAGAGCTTTGAACTTGTACAAATCCGAATCTGCACAACTGACCTCCATTGAAGATGTAAATAGATGGGTGGAGGAAACGACCAACGGTCAGATAACCAACTTTATGTCCAGTCTTCCACCAAATGTTGTGCTGATGCTGATAAACGCCATTCACTTTAAAG GAGAGTGGCAATCCCGCTTTAATTCCAAGTACACTAAAGAGAATATCTTCCACATTGACAGAAAAACCTCGGTAAAAGTGGATATGATGATGGGATCCCAATATCCACTAAGCATGTTCGTAGACAGAACAGATGGCACACAG GTTGCAAGGTTACCTTTTCGAGGAAACATGAGTCTTCTGGTGATAATGCCAAGGCTACAACATGAAAATCTGTCAAACGTGGCTGCCAAGCTCAACATATCAGACATGTATGCACGTTTTCCAAGAGAGAGGTCCATGCATGTGACATTACCCAAATTCAAACTTGAGTACAAGCAAGATCTGCGACAAGCACTCACAAGCATGG GTCTGGGCTTTCTGTTTACCGGACCGGATTTATCCAGGATAGCACCAGGTCCATTAGTGGTTTCGGGTGTACAACACGCTTCAAACATGGAGCTGAGCGAGGAGGGGGCTGAAGCTTCAGCTGCGACCTCTTTCACTTTAGTGCGCACCATATCTTTCTTTTCTGTCAACATGCCCTTCATCTTTGCCCTGGTGGATGATACCTCTTACACACCACTATTCCTGGGTATAgtcactaaccctaaccctggAGCGAAGACGGAACAAAGTGATGACCcaaaaactgaaactgaaagcaCCAGGAAGTCAAGCAAAGACCCCATGAGTGATGGGACACTTAATGATGGTCCGCATCAAAACATGCTAAGCTACATGCTAAATATGTGGAAGGAAACAGTTCCTCAGCAGTTCCTTGGGCATCAGGAGATGGAGGATGGTAACTAA
- the serpinf2a gene encoding alpha-2-antiplasmin isoform X2 codes for MHAMLFSFIIFKSLGARNNTEEKLLEVLHAKELPHFHETLSCLQEHLTAKAVKMASRLYLVPGYTVNPDFVDRALNLYKSESAQLTSIEDVNRWVEETTNGQITNFMSSLPPNVVLMLINAIHFKGEWQSRFNSKYTKENIFHIDRKTSVKVDMMMGSQYPLSMFVDRTDGTQVARLPFRGNMSLLVIMPRLQHENLSNVAAKLNISDMYARFPRERSMHVTLPKFKLEYKQDLRQALTSMGLGFLFTGPDLSRIAPGPLVVSGVQHASNMELSEEGAEASAATSFTLVRTISFFSVNMPFIFALVDDTSYTPLFLGIVTNPNPGAKTEQSDDPKTETESTRKSSKDPMSDGTLNDGPHQNMLSYMLNMWKETVPQQFLGHQEMEDGN; via the exons ATGCATGCTatgttgttttcatttattatctTTAAATCATTAGGTGCAAGGAACAATACAGAAGAGAAGTTGTTGGAAGTCCTTCATGCAAAAGAGCTGCCACATTTTCACGAAACCTTAAGCTGTCTTCAAGAACATCTAACAGCCAAAGCTGTCAAGATGGCATCTCGTCTGTACCTCGTACCAG GTTATACGGTGAACCCAGACTTTGTGGACAGAGCTTTGAACTTGTACAAATCCGAATCTGCACAACTGACCTCCATTGAAGATGTAAATAGATGGGTGGAGGAAACGACCAACGGTCAGATAACCAACTTTATGTCCAGTCTTCCACCAAATGTTGTGCTGATGCTGATAAACGCCATTCACTTTAAAG GAGAGTGGCAATCCCGCTTTAATTCCAAGTACACTAAAGAGAATATCTTCCACATTGACAGAAAAACCTCGGTAAAAGTGGATATGATGATGGGATCCCAATATCCACTAAGCATGTTCGTAGACAGAACAGATGGCACACAG GTTGCAAGGTTACCTTTTCGAGGAAACATGAGTCTTCTGGTGATAATGCCAAGGCTACAACATGAAAATCTGTCAAACGTGGCTGCCAAGCTCAACATATCAGACATGTATGCACGTTTTCCAAGAGAGAGGTCCATGCATGTGACATTACCCAAATTCAAACTTGAGTACAAGCAAGATCTGCGACAAGCACTCACAAGCATGG GTCTGGGCTTTCTGTTTACCGGACCGGATTTATCCAGGATAGCACCAGGTCCATTAGTGGTTTCGGGTGTACAACACGCTTCAAACATGGAGCTGAGCGAGGAGGGGGCTGAAGCTTCAGCTGCGACCTCTTTCACTTTAGTGCGCACCATATCTTTCTTTTCTGTCAACATGCCCTTCATCTTTGCCCTGGTGGATGATACCTCTTACACACCACTATTCCTGGGTATAgtcactaaccctaaccctggAGCGAAGACGGAACAAAGTGATGACCcaaaaactgaaactgaaagcaCCAGGAAGTCAAGCAAAGACCCCATGAGTGATGGGACACTTAATGATGGTCCGCATCAAAACATGCTAAGCTACATGCTAAATATGTGGAAGGAAACAGTTCCTCAGCAGTTCCTTGGGCATCAGGAGATGGAGGATGGTAACTAA